The following coding sequences are from one Poecilia reticulata strain Guanapo linkage group LG18, Guppy_female_1.0+MT, whole genome shotgun sequence window:
- the LOC103480234 gene encoding uncharacterized protein LOC103480234, which yields MYYCVMLEFNAIEFGRGVFLHVKTSSSNAQPSKQQPTLKKLLRLGDSVNLSCRVSAEPCEGERNLYWFRRTASQPPLLYPSEGRCTSLYNETLYGINCTSNLKLDPVRSSDAGIYHCALASCGSVVFGGGTKVEVAVPSVVVGSLSVALALSTIGLLVLSFWRCKLKSKLCSSCKGTGKHRMCSEARDAAENQTESLHYAALNLKRSDERQQQEDNVESDCVYSRCSYTK from the exons ATGTATTACTGCGTGATGTTGGAGTTCAACGCAATCGAATTTGGACGAGGAGTTTTCCTCCATGTCAAGACATCTTCATCAAACGCTCAACCGTCCAAACAACAGCCAACTCTGAAGAAGCTTCTACGACTCGGGGACTCTGTGAATCTGAGCTGTAGAGTGTCTGCTGAGCCCTGTGAAGGGGAGCGGAACCTCTACTGGTTCAGACGTACCGCATCCCAGCCGCCACTCTTGTATCCCAGTGAAGGGCGTTGTACAAGCCTTTATAATGAAACCCTCTACGGTATAAACTGCACTTCGAACCTCAAGTTGGATCCCGTGAGGTCCTCGGACGCAGGGATCTACCACTGCGCTCTGGCCTCCTGTGGGTCGGTTGTTTTTGGAGGAGGAACAAAGGTAGAGGTCGCAG TGCCTTCAGTCGTTGTGGGTTCCCTAAGTGTTGCTCTGGCACTTTCCACCATCGGGCTCCTTGTTTTGAGTTTCTGGAGGTGCAAACTGAAATCAAAGCTATGCTCTTCCTGCAAAG GGACAGGTAAACACCGGATGTGTTCCGAGGCCCGAGACGCCGCT gaGAATCAAACAGAAAGCCTCCATTATGCGGCTCTGAATCTGAAGAGAAGCGATGAGAGACAGCAGCAAGAGGACAACGTCGAGAGTGACTGTGTGTACTCCAGG TGCAGCTACACCAAGTGA